Below is a genomic region from Fusobacterium canifelinum.
ATTACACTTGTTGTTGCAATAGTAGAGCCAAGAGTTCCACCTATTCTATATCCAACATGAGTTGCTAAATTTATAGAAATTGGACCGGGTGTAATTTGAGAAACAGCTACAATATCCATAAATTCTTTAAAACTTATCCACTTATTTACATCTACAACTTCATGTTGCATTAGAGGCAATATTGCATAACCCCCTCCAAAACTAAAAAGTCCAACTTTAAAAAATACAAGAAATAAATTAAAATATGTCATTTTTTATCATCTTCTTTTTTTTCTTTTAGCATATAGAAAATATTTCCAAGTATCATAGTAGCTATTATAATAATGATAGGAGAAACTCCAAAATATTTAATCAAGACAGCTACAATAAGTGGTATTACAAAATTATATCTATTTACATTAGCAGACTTACCTATTCTATATACAGAAATTAATATAAGTGCTGTAATAGCAGGTTTCACTCCATTAAATATTGCCACAACCAATGGATGATTTCCATAAGCAAGTAAAATTTGACTTAAAAATAACACTATAAAAAAAGATGGTAAAACTGCTCCTAGCATACCTGCAAACATACCCATAAAACCTGCTATTTTATATCCTGTGATAAGTGATATATTAACAGCGAGTACTCCAGGAGTTGATTGAGCAATAGCCATACCATCTAAAAATTCTTCATGATCTAACCATTTCTTTTTATTAACAATTTCATCTTCTATTAGAGAAAGCATTGCATAGCCTCCTCCAATAGTAAATGCACCTATTTTAAAAAATAATATAAAAATTTCTGCAATTCTATTCTTATTCATTTTTATCCTTTTTTAATACTGAAAGAACTTCTAATAAAATATCGTAAGCTAATTCTATTTTACTTTTTTGTTTTATTTCAAGAGAACTTTTATCTCTTTTTATAATCTCAATTGTATTACTATCTGTACCCATTGTAGAGGCATTATTTGCAACTATGATATCTAAATTTTTCTTTTCTAATTTTTTTAAAGCATTTTCTTTTATATCATTTGTTTCTGCTGCAAAACCAACTAATAATTGTTTATCCTTTTTCTTACCCATTTCTGCTAAAATATCTGGGTTTCTAACTAATTCTATAATCAAATCTGAATCTGACTTTTTTATCTTTTCTTTTTTATATTCTTTTGGTCTATAATCTGCAACTGCTGCACAAGCTATGAAGATATCTGTATTTTTAAAGTATTCATCAACTTTCTCATACATTTCAAGAGCAGATTCCACAGAAATAAAATTTTTAAGTTCTTTTGGTATTTCTAAATTTGTAGGTCCACTGATTAAAGTTACTTCTGCACCTAAATCAGCTGCTGCCTGTGCAAGTGAATACCCCATTTTACCACTTGAATTATTTGATAAATATCTAATAGGGTCTATATTTTCTTTTGTTCTACCACTTGTTATAAGAATTCTTTTTCCTTTCAATGTAGTATCACAATTTTCTATTTTTGAATAAATATTGTACCTTTCTATTTCTTCAACAATATCTTCTGGCTCACTCATTCTACCCTTTGCAACATAATTACAAGCAAGCAAACCTTCTTCTGCTTCAATAAATCTATAGCCATAAGATCTTAACTTATCAATATTTTCTTTTAGAATTGGGTTCTCATACATATTTACATTCATTGCCAAGGCAAAAAATACTGGTTTTCTTACTGAAACAGCTGAAAGAATTGTTGTAAGCATATCATCTGCTATTCCATTTGCTACCTTACCAATGATGTTATATGTTGCAGGAGCAATTAAAACCATATCTGCCCAATCTGCTAATGAAATATGTTCAACTTCATAATGAGGATTGGTATCCCACATATCAACATATATTCTATTTCTTGAAAGAGTCTCTAAGGTTAAAGGCCCTATTATATTTGTAGCATTCTTAGTCATTACAACTTTGACATTATAACCTTTCTTTTTAAGAAGTGATACAATACTTACTGATTTAAATGCTGCAATACCTCCTGTAACTCCTAATAAAATATTCTTCATATCTTTCCCTTACCTTTTAAATTCTATATTCTTTGTAATACTCATCTCTTTTTTGAATAAATTCTTCTATTTGAGGAGTTTTAAAACCAAAAGATTTTAAAGATAGAAAATCAAAACCTACTATATCATCCATAAATTCTAGATATAAATCTGAAAATATAGTTATTAATTTTTTAGATTTAGAATAGACTTTTGATAATTTTTCTCCTTTATTAGTGAAAGTTACAATATCCCAATTAAATTTACCACTTTTATAATCTAAAAATCTTTGTTTTGCATCATCTAAATTTTTAGTTTCTTTCGGAATATCATTAAAATCTTCTTCCTTAAGATTATCAACAAATAAAATATTTTTTTCATTAAGTATATTAAATACTTCTTGAAATTTCTTCTCAGAGTAAAAATTCTTCAATTCTACTTTATATTTATATTGAATTTTTTCAGGATTTATTCTATATGAAACTATAAGGTCTTTATATTTTTTAGAACTTTCCATATTCTGTTTCAGATTTCTTTCAAAAATTTCTAATTGTTTTCCACTTATTCTATTATCTCTTTCTTGTGTAACCACTTCTATATCATATTTTAATTGTAAAATCTCCTCTTCTTTTTTCTTTAATTTATTTTGTAAATCCTCAATTTGTTTTAAATATTTTTCTTCTTTTTCTTTAAAAAGGAAATCGCCTAAGCCCATTATACTCCCTCCCTGAAATTTATAATTTTCAATTGATTATAACATAAAATCAAAAATAAAACTATTTACTTTTTATAAAAAACTCTTTCTCTATACTTATAAATTGGATATGCCCATTGTAATAAAAATACAATGGAAAAAATCATTAATTTTAAAATTACATTATTTATATAATATGCTGCACCAGTTGCTATTACAGATGAAATAGTTATCTTTATAGTTGTAAAAATAAGATTTTTTAAATCTAATTTTACATAATTTTTTACATATATAAATAACAATAAAAAGAAATTTACTCCTGATGAAATTGATGTTGCCAATGCCAATCCTTTATGTTGAAAATTCTTTATAAATAAATAATTTAAAACTATATTCATAATAATAGCTGTAATTGAAAACTTTGCTGGTCTTTTATTATCACCCATAGCATAGTATGCTTTACTTACTAACTGTACTCCCACATAGAAAAGAAGTCCCAATGAATAATATAGCAAACATTCTGCTGTTATTTTAACAGCTTCTTCATTAAATTTTCCATAAGAAAATATAAGTTTTATAACATCTTTTGAAAAAAATGTCAATACAAATAAACTTGGTATTGTTAAAAAATTTAAAAAGTTAAGTGCTGACATAAGACTTCTATTGGTTCCTTCTTTATCATTATTTGCTGCTGCCTTTGATATACTTGGAAAAAGTACATTTGATATAGTTACTCCAAATACTCCAACTGGGAGCAAATAAACTCTACTTGCATTTTCAAGCGCTGTTATTGAGCCTGCAACTAAAAATGAAGCAAAAAATTGATCTACTATTGTGTTAATTTGTCTTGCAAAAACACCTATAAGCATAGGAATTAATTTTATTCCTAAAAGTTTTATATAAACATCTTTAAAATCAATTTTTAAAGAATAGGTTTTTAACAACTTTAAAAAAGGAAAAAACACTACCAAAAATTGTAATATTCCCCCTATTAAAACTCCATAAGCTA
It encodes:
- a CDS encoding chromate transporter; protein product: MNKNRIAEIFILFFKIGAFTIGGGYAMLSLIEDEIVNKKKWLDHEEFLDGMAIAQSTPGVLAVNISLITGYKIAGFMGMFAGMLGAVLPSFFIVLFLSQILLAYGNHPLVVAIFNGVKPAITALILISVYRIGKSANVNRYNFVIPLIVAVLIKYFGVSPIIIIIATMILGNIFYMLKEKKEDDKK
- the coaBC gene encoding bifunctional phosphopantothenoylcysteine decarboxylase/phosphopantothenate--cysteine ligase CoaBC; translated protein: MKNILLGVTGGIAAFKSVSIVSLLKKKGYNVKVVMTKNATNIIGPLTLETLSRNRIYVDMWDTNPHYEVEHISLADWADMVLIAPATYNIIGKVANGIADDMLTTILSAVSVRKPVFFALAMNVNMYENPILKENIDKLRSYGYRFIEAEEGLLACNYVAKGRMSEPEDIVEEIERYNIYSKIENCDTTLKGKRILITSGRTKENIDPIRYLSNNSSGKMGYSLAQAAADLGAEVTLISGPTNLEIPKELKNFISVESALEMYEKVDEYFKNTDIFIACAAVADYRPKEYKKEKIKKSDSDLIIELVRNPDILAEMGKKKDKQLLVGFAAETNDIKENALKKLEKKNLDIIVANNASTMGTDSNTIEIIKRDKSSLEIKQKSKIELAYDILLEVLSVLKKDKNE
- the murJ gene encoding murein biosynthesis integral membrane protein MurJ, which codes for MLKKSIHTMIITMISRVLGLFRGTLVAYFFGASVLTDAYYSAFKISNFFRQLLGEGALGNTFIPLYHKKKKEEGEERSKEYIFSVLNITFLFSFLVSVLMIIFSSYIIDFIVVGFSDELKIVASRLLKIMSFYFLFISLSGMMGSILNNFGYFAIPASTSIFFNLSIIFSAMWLRKYFDIDALAYGVLIGGILQFLVVFFPFLKLLKTYSLKIDFKDVYIKLLGIKLIPMLIGVFARQINTIVDQFFASFLVAGSITALENASRVYLLPVGVFGVTISNVLFPSISKAAANNDKEGTNRSLMSALNFLNFLTIPSLFVLTFFSKDVIKLIFSYGKFNEEAVKITAECLLYYSLGLLFYVGVQLVSKAYYAMGDNKRPAKFSITAIIMNIVLNYLFIKNFQHKGLALATSISSGVNFFLLLFIYVKNYVKLDLKNLIFTTIKITISSVIATGAAYYINNVILKLMIFSIVFLLQWAYPIYKYRERVFYKK